A region of Pseudomonadota bacterium DNA encodes the following proteins:
- a CDS encoding 4Fe-4S ferredoxin, protein MQQAHSAYRHLQKHLDKFPIGFPITESGVEIKLLQYLFSEQEAKIAAGLNLIAEPVEKIASRLG, encoded by the coding sequence ATGCAACAAGCTCATAGTGCATATCGACACCTGCAAAAACATCTGGATAAATTCCCCATCGGTTTTCCCATTACCGAATCGGGGGTGGAAATCAAGCTTTTGCAGTACCTCTTCAGCGAACAGGAGGCGAAGATTGCCGCCGGCTTGAATCTGATTGCTGAGCCGGTTGAGAAGATAGCTTCGAGACTTGGTG